The Misgurnus anguillicaudatus chromosome 12, ASM2758022v2, whole genome shotgun sequence region tattttctttctctgaAACCAATTGAAAGTTTCCcttgatgtgtgtttgtgtttacccatccttatgaaaattaaccatgttttttgtggtaaaagtgttgcaatcatgttttttttttttggtgtattaattactattagcaaaacaatggttttactatagtaaccaTAACTTTAGTCattgaaaaccatggtttacAGTAACgatagttttttttaactgtagtaaaactattGTTCATTTTTCTTGCATGACACCTTGGTATTTGATATGCCATCAATTGAAACTAAACCACCTGTTACTATTTGCACTGACAAGGGCCAGGATTGCTTTTTTTATTACTGACGGTCTTGCCTTTCCAAGCCTTTTGGCACCTCCTTTTCTTCAGGGGTCCAATACTTTTTCCTGCGTCATTTTACATCATTACACATAACTTCATTTATTGACATCTATGATTTAATTTCTTTGCATGTGTGGATTGCATGGGTTGTTCGCAACATCTGGAGAAAATGTCATGTCAACAGCACCCTCTGAAATATATTcactaaaacaaaataatggcGTGTTCAATATTAATTGACCCGCTGCAAATATACAGAGCAAATGAGGCATACACACATTTAATCGAGTTAAATAAATGCTTATTTTTATAATACATACTTAAAATTCACAAATGCATCTGAAAACAGAAAATGTGCACAATCCTGTGGCAAGTTTTGAAATGgatgtgtgagcaaaatgtcACTTCTGTTTACTGGCTCAATGGTTATCAGGCCAATAATTTCAAAATGGACAAACATCAACATATTAGTCCATCACCACTTCATAGGTTTTTTACTACTTCCCCTTCATTTTCTGAAACACACATTCACTTTACAGTGAGAAAAGCAGCTAGTGCAATTTATAGATAAAACAGTAATACCGATTTAAAGattcagaataaaaaaaataaatcacataATAATCTATTGATCTAAAAATACGGTACATACGCTTTGTGTAGTTTATACATTTCCCATTTTTGCACACAAAATTTGACCTCTTTACTGTACATAAAAATTATTCCGTTATATGTTATAGATCTGCAAGACTTGCACTTTAAAGGCCTGTTCACACACAATaacaataattatatttattgtaaatgcACAATTGCTTCAAATTCCAATGGATTTTAAATCGGCTGTCAATGTTTTGTCATTGACCAGCTGGAAAAGGAATCGCTCTGAAAGTAATCCTTATTATATTATTTCTCTGTTTCATTACTGTTATAGCTGTAAAACTTTActgggcagtttcctggacatgGTTTAAgtctagtcctagactaaaatgtaTGCAGTGTGTCCTTTTAAGAagtatctcttgacagaaatgcaaaataatatacaaaactatattatcagaggtgtatgaagacctttttataatgaaccgttatgttttcattaccttaaaatgaggcgtttttatctacatacacagagggtccccttacatggaagtcgccattttgtgccgccatgtttctacagaagcccttaacggacaaacttttttactatgtgtgtccgacgatgacatgtttttccggtggcggctactgtagcttctctatgcatttcaaaacaagtggtgagcagtggactgagccgttggttgcaattctcaacctcaccactagttggcgctaaaatttacacactgcacctttaactgtaatcagcttgcactgacattaaAACACATCATCAGTGTTAtggttttgtctcaagatgcgcatcagtaatgtttttgttagcTATATTTGTAAAATCTACTAAAATGTCCCAataaaactaaggcctagtcctggattaatctaaaccctgtctgggaaaccgcccccataTGTATAATTTTTGGTGTGAACCAGCCTTTAAACTTATAACAGAGTGACAACATACACAATGCACTGTATTATGCATTTCTTCACATTTCATATGGAACAGATAATTTATGTACACCACAGTCTTAAGTTACCAGTAACATGTGATGTGTTTTAATAAGCATTCTGCTGGACCCCCCGAACATCAATACTTAATATCGTGCTGTTTCAAGATGGTCTGAAGCCTGGTGTTTTCCTGTTCCTGTTGAAAGAAAAAGACACATATCAAACAACATTCATGCAAATGGTTACAACAGTCATTTTGAGAGATATGTACTTACTATTTTTGTGTTCTGGTCTTTAAGTTCATTAATTTGATGAACGAGGTTTTCATTGATCACCTTCAGTTTCTGAACTTTGTGATGGGCACGATTTTTCACTGACACCAGGATACCTTACGACAAGCAAACACAATCAGGATAcatattacatacatttctgTATATAACTCAAATAGTTTAATATTGCACAGTTGCTTACTGGAAAACTGTAAAATGTCAATGAGTTAAAATCAGTCATATACCATTTATGATCCTGGCCACTCTCCATAGCCTAAGCAAGATGAGAAGGCCCATGGCATCAAATGCATCTTCGTTTGAGACATATACAATATCCAGGATAAAAGACACCACCACGACAATCCCGTCAAACACCTCAAACTTATGCCGGAAGAATTCCAGGCGGAAAGCGAAGATTTTCCCACACAGCTCCACCATGAAAAACGTCAGAAGGGAAAGGCTGAGATAGTGGAAAATCTGGAACAACGACAGTATCATTTAGACAGAGATTTATCACACAATATTCACTGACGTCGTATTTATGTTGACACAAAACACAATTATATCCATGGCGTGGTGTAAATACATTTTCCTCAAAACTTGTACTCACCTGCGGGGCAATTTTGTGATGATCCGCTTCAATGATAGACAAGTCGATAAGCAACTCGCACAGCACAAAAATGGCATCCAACACCACCAGGCACACAACAACAATCTAATCAACAAAAAAACGCAACGAAAAGCATCACCAAACTACCTTTAGTTGCATAATAAAAGGCgttgtttttaaatagtttaccTGAAACTTATCAGCCTTGTATAGTCGCCGTAAGGAGTCCCTGAAGCTGACCTGACCCAGCTGTTGCCCCGTTGACAGCTCAAAGTCATCACCCGCATCGTGCACTTCCTCATCGTGCCACTGCGGAGCGCTGTCATGCTCATCACCCACAGTAGTGAAATGCCTCAGAAAACGGGACATTTTGCCCAGAGTTCACATGAGGTGGGCCTGAAGGTTAAaacttgttttttaaataaaagtgctttgttTTTAAACAGAACCCTTATTATTAAGAGTGCTTAGGCTTGTCTTCACTTAGACCTTTACTGTCGTGCATATTTTCAAATCTTTCAGCAGGAGAAATTAAAAATGGCCATCCTCGTCAGTAGGTTCAATAGATTTACACAAGAAAAATGTGGGGTGCTGTTGAGTTTTGGAGGGCATCCTCTGCccatgttaaagggatagtttacccaaaaataaaaattatttcaccatttacaaacctgtgtaaatttcattgttctgatgaacacgaaggaagatattttgaggaatgtttgtaaccaaaccagtCGGAAGCCCCACTGATTTCCAAGTATtctttttcttactatggaagtcaatggggcatcTGACTGGTTCGGtcacaaacatttcttaaaatatcttctttcgtgttcatcagaataaagaaatttatacaggtttgtaataacatgagattgatgaaagaattttaatttttgtgtgaaGTATCGATTTAAATCGCAGCATACCGAagccaaaatgtttaaaaaaaaatagaaatagaaTAGAAATAGAACAATAAAATACTCTCATAATATTTGTTGCAGAATGCCGACACCTTTACAAGTTTACAAATTTAGAATTTATtcagtttaaaggtgcagtgtgtaatttttagaaggatctcttgacagaaatgcaaaataatatacaaaattatattatcaggggtgtataaagacctttcataatgaaacgttatgtgtttattactttagaacgagacctttttatctacatacagcgagggtccccttacatggaagttgccattttgtgtcgcccttaacggacaattttttttactaagctgTCTCCGAAGATGTggcggtggcggctaccgtagcttttctatgcgtttcaaaagcgaggggtgagcagtggactaaagggcgatttatagtcgtgcgtaagttctacggcgtaggctatccgtagcctctgCGTAGCTCTACGtatagcctgacgtgcacctcgcaaaaaattgtaaatacaaattttaattttaacagcgcgtcagatctacgcggaccgcaagcgctgtgattggtccaccagaacccctcccgtcaggtaaaaaaactgtgtcataggtatttccatttgtgacggtgaaaacaaagatgagccaggttgaggagtgatttaactcaaactgcatcaaaagtcgctgtttatttacttccatcattgcgggtcttctcaaattatacacaacaagttgctgtttcttctttatttgtgggttaacttgctaagcatcttcttctttgacgttcgcgctgctactgtggttacacgcgtggttactgcctaccagcggcctgcgggtgtgtttgcacgtcaacCCAgatgacgacgcaaaagtataaatgaaaaccaacgcggaacctacgccgtaagacgtacgcacaactataacgagcccttaagccgttggttgcaattcgcaacctcaccactagatgctgctgaaatttacacactgcacctttaaatagacATCTATGTTTATTGATGAATATTTGATGATGGGCATtgcttttcaatactccttagCATTACATTGGCTACAATATAACTCAACACACTGCATGTACTTAAAAACtggtttttataaatgtttaacaaCGATAGAGTTTAAAGTTTTACTTTTCAAGGACTATATGAAGTATCACACGAGAACTAAAttctaaataaaaactaaatccaCTTTTTAACCCATTACAAGCAACTTATATCAATAACAGATTCTTactgcttaaacacacgtgcaaaCAAATATTAGTTCATAATAAAGACAACAgttaaatacatcagtgatatGGACACTTGCCATTTAAATATCCCTCAGGTTTGCAAACAGTGTCCACGAGCACAATCTTTAACACAGGCAACTCGTATTTAGCAGACAATGCAAACGCACCGGACGCAATGCATCATAAAACACTGACATTTCTTCCTTTTGTGACTTAACTCGTGATTTCCTTCAACATTTGGACCGTCAGCTGACAGACTTTACAAACAAACAGGCGTTgatgtatttaaatgtaaaaaagtttaTTGCTTTATAAGTAAGTGCTCATCTTATTTTAATTCGTTTAAACGTGATGTCTTTTTAGCGCGTGATGCAGACTATAACGTTACGTGCGCGAGTTTAAAGACAGCGAAAAGTCAATGCAGCAAAAGTcattgttaaatatttaaagttaaatattcacggtaaatataaatgtttaccTTTTATGTTGACAGAAGAAGTGTGGCCGGTGGTTAACGCAGCACTTGATCGCAGTTTTCGGGAGCAAAATTCCAAAATCTGCAAAAACTTTGACCCTTAACTCCGACTCTACTGAAGTCTGGGGAGATCTGCACAGGATTCAGGATGCAGTAAAGAGGAAGTGACATGTGATCTTTCCCCAAATTCTAGGAAAATTGACACATAACTTTTTTGACACATTCAATATCTCTTATATGTAAAGAGTTTAAATCACATtaatttatctttaaaaatgtcctaatatgtaaaATTCATATATAtgtttggtaccaatatgtacctctgaggtactaatatgagcTCTTTACGTGCAAAATaagtttttgaaagggtacagtcCTAGTGCCAGATAGGGACCTTTTAATTGACCATTTGTCTGTTGGATTTATTGTTGGATTTATAGTTATTATGAGAAATGAGTTAATTAGTAGGTCAGTTACTGTATTGGATGAAAGAGTACAGTGTattaaaagtatagtaaaagcTAAATAGGACAGACATGATCTTGTTGCTAAGGTACAGGGACATAAACTCAAAAATGCTGGGCCCATGCAttgtaaaaattatataaaattaacatatattttatgttactttaacttaaaaaattaaggtaaacaatttcaacttgtttttataagttatgtcaacttttgtAAGTCAAAACTTGGACTGGGAAAGCAGGAAAAAGAATACATGATGCAATTCATGACAATACTCTATTATAAGATATTTAATAGGCTATGCTATAAGTTCTCTATAATAAATTCAAGTGAAAAACGTTTATATTGAGTCATCAAATTTGTTATCACAGTCACTGGTGACCACAAGTCCACAGAAACACATTGAGAAATACTTTAAACAGATCAGATGTGTGTTTAGATCAGACTGTCCTATACCAAATACGTAATTGTAAGATCTGACGTAAAAGGCAATGTGACATGACcttaaatttcaattttttatatattctttatttaatttagaaCATATCTAACATTTGAAATGGATTTTTGATTTTAGTCTTTCCTGGCAGATACCTCCTGAGACTTGAATGCTTTATACTTTCACCATAGATATCTATAGGAAATActtgtctttatttttatatttacaacatttatattttaatttcacATGTGTTGTTCTTTGTCCAAGCATGCCTGTTACCAAGTTACAGTGCTTAGAATGAACCAACCAACATCCCTTTCTGAAAATGCCACGGCGCCTATATTTCACATTTTGTAGCAGTCACGCTGGCTCCAGATGAAGTAACATAAATTAGCCAATCCTGCGGCTGACCTTTGAAACCTTTACAGCCTGTCAACATTTTATTCAGTTTCACTACTCTGAGATCTCTCTTTAAGTTTGAAGGTGAACTGTACACCTTAATTGGGTATACATATATTTTGTGGGGTTAAATgtcacacattttattttaatgaattttttaaggtaagtttaTATGGTCAATTTCCATGTAGAAGCTCAAAGAATTTCTGCTAAGGTTGTaagcaatatagtttttcagtaTTTATCCATCTTTCTTTTGTTTTCACATGTGAACAGTTACAGCTTTTTGAACAACTTTTGTTTGTTAGGTGATGcattaaataatgttaacaaataccttattgtaaagtgtcacCAAATTTCTAAGCTATGACAAAAATGTTACCACCTGGGGTAAGTTTGCACAATCTGCTTTTGAAAAATCATAGACTTTACAGCAAAAATTAATCAGGAAAATCTCAATACAAttagtaaataaacaaaaaatgtaggcagaataatatataaaaagcaACAAAAATTGTAATGGATAAATTACATATTACATATAAAAGAAGGTGATAAATTGTCCCAATTTTCCTTTCCTTACATTTAAAATCCATTTGtcctttttttttataaatctacACTCATCATATAGTTTATTCCTGTCTGGATatgtcaaagatttatttgtaaTGCATTAATATAATTGACTAACAATTACAACACACAAATGTCTTAATATTAGTTTATGAAAAtaagtttataaaacattttctcatTTAGAGAATTGTTTAAATTGCCATATTTTGTGCTATATATGTGCTATAGGTCGTAtatgaatttttaaaaacagGCTTTGTGACATTGGTGTGAAAAGGTTTCTGCTTTGTTATGCTGCATCACGTCTTATAGCCAGTAGGATGCGCTATTTAGCTATTCCCATTTAGGAATTGAACACGTGAATGAAATAACTTTTCTTGGCTGTGCTACACATTGTTTCCGGCTTAATCTAAGGATCAATCTCACATAAAGCTTGTCACGACCTTATTCATTTCGTACCTACAGAGTTGTCCGAGAAAACGACATTCAAAGACAGAAAACCCCGAAATAGCCCTCAACATTCCGGGATGAATAGGGTCAACTGTTTACCGGTATGAATGGGGTGCATACAGACCCACTGAAGGACCCTCATACACCCCTATACGTGACCTCAATGAATGTGCCACTGTGTCCAGTCATTCAAGGTGGTAAGTAAAAACAAGGATGCCAAAATAACGGTCCACCAACACTGCCAATAGCAGATGGGACATTTGTTATGCGTTATAGACTGACATATTAAAAGTAATTCCCCGTACGTTAAAACTGTTGAGCGCGTACATGCGTATAGGCTAAACGCACGTGAGGTTTCTCGGCACAGGCGCGTGTCTGCTGCTGGATGCAGGTAACAACGCATCCTTTATGTACGGGCTGGAGGCGGAGGCAGTTTTGGGGTGGGGTGGACCAGAGGATCCGGTTTCGCCGGGGGAAGAAACCAGCAGAGGTTCGCCGCTGCCCCGCACACTCAACGCACGCGCTCCATCAACCTCGCGCCCTCTGCTCTCGAGGACTCGGGGCTTTGACATCAGTTCGTTTGTATTGTGATGGTAAGCTTTATCATTTATATTCTTGACTTTAGATGTTTACAGAATATTAGTAGCGTGGTGCCCAATAATCATCTTTTCAATCATTCCTGCATGTTATAGATAAATTGTAAGGCAGAGGTTAGTTATAGAGAccggggctagttgtcacaaaGAGAAGTTGTCATACGAGTTAAATCTCATGAACTAAGTTTTTGAATGGGCTAATTTTAAGCTTACTGGGATACATTAAGAGTATAATGAAGAGAAGTTGAACTGTTGACAAGGACAAGATATTTATTGGGGAAAGTTGTCACATCTACTTTTAATGCTGTCATATTATGCAGTTTATTTCTTTGCCAAAGTAATGCTATGTTACCTTACACAGATCTGCTATATTAATGCTATATTAATTTTGCTTTGTGTTTTAATAATGCTGTTGTTTGTAATGCATTATTACTTTGTTTTAAAGCCTGTCTGACGACATGTGACAGCTTAGTGTGACAACATGCCCCCAAGCATTTCCCCTTTGTTAAATGaactatacatttatttgttacCAGTAACAGTGCAAAGGCTGTGTTGTCGAATTTTTAAAGCAAGCCTATTCAAAATTGTGACAGTAAGCCCTGGGCTAATCCACCCATACCTCCTcatctttatattttttttccctttttcttGTCTTGATTCAATGGGAGATGCATGCTAGCATGGAGAATAGGCATTTTAATAGTTTTGCAGCAAGGGCATTTTCATGCACTTGTAATGCTGTATATGAACAACTAAATTCGTCTAGGTTATTTTTTAATCCAATGCTGGGTATacattggacagaacacattgcattgaaacaacccatcACAGGTTTATTTATTAACTCAACACGTGtcctgtccaatatttacccagcattgggtttaaaataacccagcagaatttagcATGTATTTGCGCTTTAAGTTGTATAAAGAATGTTGGTCATTTCAGAAACCCCAGGAACATGTTTACAGCTTGTTTCAGGTGTAAAATATTTTGTCTAAGCGGATGGCACAAAGGAAAGCACAATCACAAACTTCCTAGGAATCTCTTCGAATAAAcacagttttgttttttaactgtTGGGCTATGTTCCAAACACAATCTGTTTCCTCTTGACTAACAAATTATGGCTACCGCACAAAGCAGACTTCTGCATTAGTTAATAGTCATTGCATTAACAATAGATTCTGGTTGCATGTACCTGCTTATATGAACATTTAAGGTTATAtatcacacacacgcacacacacacacacaaaggatTTGGAGATAACTATACTTCCCATCACTGCCATTCAATGCTAATTTCCTAACAATACTGGTGTACTATTTCAAAGGCTTATCTAAATCTCATAAACTAAAAGTAGCAACACATGAGCCAAACTCTCTATACAAAACAACTCACTGTTATGAGTATTTGTTATGTTCCTGGTTTGCATTAGAGCAAATGTCATGACTTTGATTCCAAGAAACACAAATACTTAGAAAATGTATAGCATGAATGCACTGTGAGTTGCTTTGGCTCCCTAGTGCATAAAACATATAGATctgtaatataatataagttCATTACACATAAGAATCTAGTATCTATTACATATTGGGCTGCCTCTCTATCTGTACCATCCTGCTGATGAAGATTGCTATGACGACTAGGTGTTCGCAACTATGTGATCTCTATGGCAATGGGCGGTCCTGCTGTTTTAGGCCACTTTAAacaccacagatctttcataGAGAGAagtgaaagttaaaaaaataaggtTTTTGCGTTACATTGCATTGCTTGTTAATATTCAATGCTGTTTAGTgatgtgatttatttttaaccaaaaattatcttttttttggTAGGCTATATGTTAAGAATAGATTTTCTGCATATACTTCCTTATGCATACTGCACAGTATACACTAAACACAGAGTATGTGATACAGTATGCATTTCATACTTGACTTCAATGTGTTGCTCTGaaacaaatgtgaccctgtctgtgaaatccaagtctcataatctaattgtGATATTAGGAAgttttcagtcattgatttcacacGATCATGACaaagatatcaatgttatattacccagaatgatctttacattatgtaggatgattttatgtgaaataaaatgctgagtttttacagactgggtcacaaatcTGGTTATGCATTTAATCCAAGACAGAAAACTCAAGCACATTTATTCAATCAAAGTGATTTGATTTTTGATTTGAATATACACAAATGGCCTGATATTTACCAATGCAATGTGCTTGAGGCGTCTGTCATTATGCACGCTTTGAAACAATGTGCACACAGTATACTAGAGAAATAGTACAGTAGAGTAGTATGCGTAACAACAATCATTATCTGTATTGTAAAGTGAACTGTGCATTCTTACGGTATTCCTTGTTAAAAGAGTCCTCCGGCTGTATTATGAAGCACTTGTTAGACAAACATGCCGGATGTTCGGTATCTACAGCTCTGTTCAAACTAGATTTCAAAGTTAAGCACATTATTTATGGTTTCAAAGTTGTACACATACTCTCGAATTATGGCACAAATGTGGGAAACATGGTGTGTGGCTACATAAATCATCATGACCTGTCAACAGCCATGCTAGACAGTGTTTTACTCCTTTCTCCAATGAATCCTTCACCACATTGAATCCTTCATCACTGTTTGAAGCTTTTTAGCCATATGGATACccattatgtgttgttttgaAACAATTGTGGCTTGCTTGGGGAGAATTTCTGAATAACAAATTCATAAACATTGCCATTATAATGAATATGCAGACATTTTTAGATGAGGCTGACACAGTACATAGGAAATGTCTTCATTTAAAAAGGAAATGGGTGTTAGGAACATTAAGTTTTAGGAGGTGCAGATATTTTGACAGAATGAGAGACCTatggggtgtgtgtgtgtttgtttgtgtaaagTACTGACTTAATGTGAGGCGTGTTTTGTTATGTGTTGGTTATAGGAGGAGTATGAATGGTGGTTGTGTATGAAGAAAGTAGAGATTATGTCAACTTGCTTTGCCTCTTAAATGAGTCCATTTATTTTGAAGCCCCGCCCCTTCTAGCACTTGTCCTGTACAGTAGGCTCTGTTCCAAAACCTAGTGAGCCGTTTTGCCTACTGCACACTTGCATAGCATCCTAACTGAAATAAGACAAAATAAGTGAATACATTTATATGCAAAGACACATATTAACGACTAACTGATGACAAGTTGAtaacgtatgtcacgtgatgtatcggCATATCAACAACGTAGTACGTCCGAACTAATTCATACTATCCACATTCATACTATATAttacctaatgttttaatggTCAATGGTCATCTGATTCAGTACTGTTACAATATGCTATTTCAGATGCAGCGAATACATTTGTATACTGCACTGTATATACTAAATGCTGCTAATTACAAGTATGTGAATTAGTATGCATGTTAAATAGTAATGCTGTATTATTGgaacacttcacttttttgaaaatatgctcattttccagctcccctagagttaaacattagatttttaccgattcagctgatctccgggtctggcggtgccatttttagcatagcttagcataatctattgaatctgattagaccattagcattgcgctaaaaataaccaaagagttttgatatttttcctatttaaaacttgactcttctgtagttacatcgtgtattacgtaagacagacggaaaattaaaagttgcgattttctaggt contains the following coding sequences:
- the hvcn1 gene encoding voltage-gated hydrogen channel 1 gives rise to the protein MSRFLRHFTTVGDEHDSAPQWHDEEVHDAGDDFELSTGQQLGQVSFRDSLRRLYKADKFQIVVVCLVVLDAIFVLCELLIDLSIIEADHHKIAPQIFHYLSLSLLTFFMVELCGKIFAFRLEFFRHKFEVFDGIVVVVSFILDIVYVSNEDAFDAMGLLILLRLWRVARIINGILVSVKNRAHHKVQKLKVINENLVHQINELKDQNTKIEQENTRLQTILKQHDIKY